The region ACCTGTAAGGTAGACCAAAGAATCACAACTCACAGTGAAGGTTAAACAAGCAGATGTGGTTGCTACTGAGAAGCCCTTTCTTGTAAGCTGTAACGGTCCTAACTTCATAATTACATATGAATAGCCTTGAAAAGATGCTGGAACATTTGGCAATCCAGTCATTGAAGGCGGTGGGCTTCTTAACTGGACAAGGGGAGGTGCACCATCTGCACCCAGACCCAACATTATAAATAGAATACCGCAGAGCAGTGACACTCTTCCCAATTGATCCTACAAGATTATGGGAGTTTAACAAGGGAATTCCCCTGCATTAGCACATTCATAATTCTCAAATCAGAAAACACTATAAGGCATTGATCAAGATGACAGAAAGGAAACTGATTTATACTAAGACTCTGCTAGAATATTGTCCAGAAAGTAAAGTACCTAGGACAAGAGATTATTTCCTCAGCAACCACAACATATTGAacgaaataatcaaaatatgaaaatcagtATCGTgtcaatataatataaactaCTATTGGATCTGGGTGACTAAAAGTTCATCTTATGGTAGCTCAAATCAAGATAGAAAAGGCCAAACTTACCATCCAAACATGTTTTGGAAGAATCAAAACAGATAACAGAGCCAAGTACATGGCTATTCCAAAACGCATTACAACATTTGACCTTGCTGGTAGAATAACTAGGGCAAGGAGCCATGCCTGCAAAATTAAGTAGTTTACAACATCAAGGTCAAATATTactgaaatgaaaaagaaaataggaatcAAGACATAAAAGAACTAAATTGCTTTCTCATAAATTATTTCTAAGTAGAAGACTTCAAAAAAAGAGCTGCTACAAAATTAGACCTATCAACGTATCAAATAGGTGCACAATGCATAAAGCTAACTTGTAACTCAACTCTTAAAAGTCTTTTAACATTTTTCCCGCAACCAGACAAATAGTTAGAAATCCATGAGTAAATAATTGCAACCTGACAAACAAGCGCATTGACATTTGAAACCCATGAATGCAAACAAACAATCCTTCAAGCTCCATGCCCAGAAAACCAAAACGTTCTTTTCTATTTCGTCTTTTATTTTGGTTAAGTAAGAAAACCCAATAGAAGTGAAATGTCAAACTACATGCAGGAGTCAAGATGTTGCAACAGAACTGTTGAATCCAGAAAACAATACAGAAAATTGCTATAAGACTTTATTCAATTATCCAAAATTCAGTTAAAAACCATAAAAACTCAAAACCCATCAATAAAACCACAAATACCAAACACTCAAAACCCACCAATTAAACCACCCAATCAGCCCAATTTCATCTAgaactaataaaaaatgcagaagaaaaggaaattaccAACTTAATCCTGGAGTCAACAGAATGCAAGAAAGTGGTGGGGGACTGTATGAACTGGGCAATAGGACTGGAGGTTGCACCAGAGATCAGCCTCAGGACCTTATCAGCCGCAACGAAGTTTCTGGGTATCCATTTGTCCCAATTTCCAGGCCCACCGGCAGCTTCTGCTGTGCATCTGATTTGGGTTCTTGCTAGAGAGAGTTGTGGCCTGCGGTTTGAGTATTTTTGGGGGAATCTTTGGTGGGTGAAGAGTGGAGAGGCTTGGGCTTTGAAGGAAGGGAGAGAAGTTGGGGAAGCGTGGAGGAGTGATCTGCAATACATCGGTGGCAGTGAGAGTCGCCGGCAACTGGTAGATGGATGCCCCAGAAATCGCCGGCTAAGGCGGTGTTATGTTTGCTTtactgtttatatatatatatatatgtgcatattcCTCAGTTTTGATATTGTTTTTATGTggggaatttttattttatgaattgattATTGGTTTgacaaacaattttttttaattttcagttgatAATGCCACAAtagaaacaaatcaaaattaattaaacggATGGAAGCATACAAATAGTggtacaaaattaaaaattaagataagtgattattcttaatttttaaataaaaattaggtaaactttaatcaaaattaagggttgaaattgaatttctttgtacaataagaatgaaatttcaaatcttattaatttCATTAGTAAATATCAATtgtatgaattttaatttgtcgATTTACAATTATATCATATATGAAATGTAGTGTGACgatattagaaaatatattataaataatatcttaatttaaaatttatccaaaatagAGTGttaaaaagtttattttattttttctcaagcTACAAACCAAAGTTATGAGGCTTTGTTTTCACATTGCAATTGGCTATCTAAAGAGAACTTTTGGCAGATTAATTAGATGACGATATGCAATGACATTGGCTTGAACaagtagaaaaagaaagggCCATAAGCCTGATTGGATCAACCAAACATCTTGCTCTGAATTTGCTAATTTCCATCAAAGATGCCAACAATTCAAGCATAAAACAGGAACACGGAACATCTCAAACAAACTTTTTCAATCCTTTTGAAGACAAAACGACATGAGAAAAAAGgtaaagaatagaaaaaatCATTCACAAGTTTAGTGTTGGAAACATATAATTCATCAAAAGAACTATAAGGCCTGATTTTTAGGCCTTATTATTGAGAAGAATTAAGAAGAGCCGAGCCCATGAGGTAAAGAGAGGTTTAGGGCTCTAAgctccatttcttctctttgcaaCAGTTGTCTAGAATTAAGAAGAGTCATAACTGGGCGGCTTGGATGACAATGGTCAAAAGTCGTCATCCGACACTCCCTTCCCCAAccctcacacacacacagtgTATTCCTTGGGCTTAAATCTTCTAAACCCTAAAACTGATTTAGGGTGTTTGGTTTGTTAGTGCAAGCCTAATCCAATCCATGGATAGACTACACATGTTTGCTCCAAGTTATTCCAGAATTTATTTAATGCCCAAATTGATAAAGGGTAATTGGGATAGCCAATTCCAATGGTTATCTAATTcctaatttaatacataatattaAGATTAGTTTATGATATTCCTTCTTAACTAATTCTTGATTTAATTGGATtaacttataatatttttgatttatttacttcttaaatagatatatattaccCTTGGTTAGCCAAATCCAATAGTTACCAATTCCaattttaattaactaaaacaAACCCAATTTGGGTCAACCccaattttatttcaaattggtcccaagtttattttcaaaaatctaaatttaattggTAAACCTTAATCCTCATGTTCCATTAAAGCCCAATCAATTTTCTTAAAAGCCCAGTGTTAGAATTATATACATTTCACTCCATTTTTTGTGTACGTTTCATCTCTGATCCGTTAGTTAGTTGGGATAGATGTTTTAGATTGTtgagaatattttagatttgacatttttttatttaattttcatgtaatttaataattttattaagtgaTTTTGACACGACCTAGCCAAGAGGCAATTGAGggaatttcaaatataatatagtATTGTGAGtgagtaaattatattatagCGACAATTGtttcatttatatttctaatCATCCTAATATTTGTTATGTACTATCATGATGGCatttctttaattgcatttgagaaaatagaatTCATGTTGTCTGATGTGCACATATTGAcacttctaattttatttccCTCAGTTTACAtttggaaaaaatataatttatattgcCTTGATCTATACATGTTAATACTATATTTGATACACTGCATGTAACACTTCTAATACTGAACAGTAGCataaaatgtgttttaagtGGAGTAACCAGTTAGAACCTTACATCATTAACTATAGTAAAAGTTAACTATTGGTATATCACGTATACATTAGGATGCGAGTTGGTCCACCCTTGTTGGCGTGAGAGGCTCTGCCATCATATTCAAATAGGCGTGAAAGGTTTCACCATTATGTTCAGATCAAGCGTGAGTGGTTCCATTGAAGAATAATTTATACGTGAGAGTCATTCCACCCCTAAGTTAATGAAATATATGAATTATGGTTCTAACTTGTTTACTCCTAAATGTGCATGTTTATTCGTCATGTCTTacattatcttaattattactTGGATTGACATGTCATGATAATTTATCTTTGATACATTGGTTGTATATTTCCCTCATTATAATGCTCTTTACCTCTCATTAATTCAATAATAGActtatttcttaatattttcaaatttgtagGTTGGTATTAACTATGATAGTAAGGATCGTGGTAGACAATTTTAACCACATATACCCTAAACATGCTCCAAACTACAATCCGTTCACCACATTTCAGTGGACTCATGTATGGGAAGATCtatgtttctttctttgtgttttaattaattttggttaatGTAACCTGATGATGACTTTGGGCTATGGCacttaaattctaaaataaaagtATGATAATTTTTGTAGTTAACTTGGCATGTTTAAAATAAGGGTTGTCTTATTTGTACAGAAAAGGGTTTATCGAACCTTTTATAGGTTGATATATCGTAATTTTTATTcatccccttctctctctctcttcctttccctcATCGCCGCTATAACTAACCACCCGTCACCGTTCTTCGCCTCAGCCACCTTACCAGCTCTCGCCGTCGCCACACCTCCTCTCATCGTTACAACCTCACTGCCTTGCCACTACCGCTTTGTCGCCTCGCCTCCTCACCGCTGCATCCTTCAGCAACCGACAACCACCCAAACCAACCGAGGAAGCAACTGGAGGTGATGGTCGGCAAACGACGAGGGCGAGATAGGCGGCGGGCGACGACGATTTGTGAGCGGCTAGGGAGAGGGTGAGGCAGGCAACAGGCGGAGAGGGCGAAGGTGAGGTGTGTGGCGGTAGGCGAGCGATGAGGATGCAACAGGTGGCGGAGATCGACGAATGGAGGGTGAGAACGAGAAAAAGACAGAGACggaggaaagaaaaagagagagagagagagttttgggTCTTAcgtacaaatagcattattcttaaaataatatatgataaatgaTTTACTTTTAATGCTTAAAAATTCTCTATTAGAGTCTATGACTTCTTAGGGATAGCACCAGCCCTTACAAGAACAGCTCCAAGTTGAAGCTCAGACTCTTCCTGTGCTGCTGATCACGGTACTGCATAGACATATTCCACGCCGGCGTGGATGGCCCCGATGCAGAACAACTGTGTCCCGGTCACAAGTATCATAATAGTCTCCAGGGCACGCTGCATATCGATAGAATTAACCTCATTACTACAATTTACAAGTCTTTCCTGTTAATGTTAAGTTTGCATCCAGTCGTTAACGAGACCCTTATGTAGATTTCCCTGCTCGTCAAAGGGTTGCTTACCAAGTTGGAATCTGTCGACCCTAGATGGATCTCTTTCCAAGCCAATCTGCAGAGCAAAAGTAATGACAGGAAAGCTAAGTCAGGTTGCTCTGAGGTTCTAATTCAATTGATTGCTAAGTTTCACAATAACAACTTTGAATTATAAGTccgcagagaagaagaaggaggaggaggagaagaagaagaagaagaagaagaagaagaagaagcagaagcagaagcagaaggtttttgtttcttttacccCATGGCCAATAGTGTGAGTGACCAAGTTATCAAGGAAGAGGCTGCAGCTGCCTGTAAATTTGGTGCGTTCCATTGAATTACATGGCTGACCCCCGTGAGGGAGGTGATGAAGCCGACAAGACCTGCAATGAGCGAGAAAACTGCAAAGAAGCCGGTAGCCTTGTTGCCAATCGGGAAGTATATTGGAAATATCCGAGAGGGGCTTGACAAGAAAGAAGCTGCATACAGAAAATCTTGGTTCAAGTTTTTTATAACCTTAAAACACCAAGCAATGCTTTCAACTATATATGCATAAAGCCCCCCGGGCTCAGCCCGAGTGGCTCTGGCGCTCTCGTGGAGGTACCGCGAGTGCAGATGTTTCCGGGTTCAAAACCAAGGGAGCTCGGGTCCTGATTTACCCCCTCCCCCCATGGTGTGGGGCCTCCTGGGTAGGGTCGCCTATTTTGGGCATTACCAGAACTATATATGCATAAAAATTAGAgatcacaaaacaaaatcaagggTGTAGGAGTAATAAACCTCACCTGTTTCACGACCTCTATCAATCCCATGATAGATAGCCCAGCCAGAGATTATAATGACAAGGAGGTAGAGTACCAGATTCAGAATTAAAAGGATTCTTGCTGCAGATTTGCTGGCTCCATAATCCATGTCCCTTGGAATTTAAGAGACCGGAAGATGAAAAAACCTGCTGCGGAGCAAACTTTACTGTcccctcatatatatatatatatatatatatattccctgGCTTCACATTTTTCCAGTATACTTTTAGTTCAAGGAAAAGGTAAGAATTCTTTGCTTTTGTTGGGCTTGCCTCATTGGCAAGGAAGAATCAGTCTAACCCTACAAGTTGTAGACCTAGTTCTGAAATGTTGGTATAAAAGAGGCTCGCTTTCAAAGTCCAAGGATGGCTTAGTTTGGCTAAGCGTTTAGAATTGTAGTTTTAAGCTAGTCAACTTTTAagtgatataaaattttaaattaaatagtattTAACCTAAATAACGTGTttagataaatgtatttttaaattatcaattaatagttatgtgcTTGATTTAAAAgagttgataaattattaaaatttgataaaaagacaaaaatagatatgttattaattgttgaataatataaaattttattattaaatattgataaattatacacaattattagaaaaatatattatagattaatatatatattatatatacaatatatatgtatatatatactacagAAACAAAACTTTAACAAACAAGAAAGGTGATGACGACGGTCGCAATAGGCGACGACAATGGTGTGATGTGAAAGGTTGGGGCAATGGCGACGGCAATGGGTTTGGCAATGGTGATGGCGATGGGTTGGGGTGAACGGCTAGGGTGACAGTGATAGTGACGGGCTGGGGCGATGTCGATGTCGATGGCTGGGGTGGCGGTGATGGCGATGGCCGAAGATAGCGACGACAACAGGAGATCAGTTGCTACAGAAAATAAAGATGGGGTATGGTTGGAAATAACTTGAAATTATGAGAGTAAAATCGTCATTAATTCGATCAACACAAATAAGCCAATGCAGCATTTTGGAAAAGTTGGAGTTGAATAGCTTTTGGAAAAAGCTAGTATAAATGTTTTAAGCTCTTTAAACAACCCAAACacataacaaaataagtttGATAGCTTATAAGTGGTCAAACTGCTTAGCCAAACGAAGCAGATATAACTTCAACTGGATAGAAGTTCCCCTATATCAGTTGCTAATTTGGTGTATAGCTGTGGAACAAATTTGTTCATCATTCTTTAGGAGAAATGCATAATAAACCTTTTTATCCTCTTGATCTTATGAAAGTAAGTGACCTTAAGTTTGGGAAGTGCCCAGATAAGTTCATGCTTCTGGGTAGCAATGGTTCTCCCAAATAACGAATCGACTTATAAGGGCTTTGTGTTAACCAAAATAAGAGGGAAAAATGtcagatatgaaaagtatttcgGATATTTGATCTTTCCAACATGTCTGTTAAACTTATCTATCTTTCAAAAAATCATCACGTGACCTCTCATCTCTctatttcaagataaatttatctgacattctctctcaaataaatttaactgaCATTTTGGACAGAAGCCGCAATTTTCTATATGCCTTTTGTAGGATAGTTAAtcttatttaatacattttaaaattttaaatttattaatagaACTTATTtctttaagtcttataattaatattatgtaatacatttttaaattgtcatatattttgacaatttttaaaatttaaatgacgttattcttttcaataatttttaaaatttaaatttctctctctatatattttattaactaatacaattcctttcaccaaattttaaattattttattcaattttatattttattatctattatgaaaatatgttttggctgTTTTTAgttatctaggtggaattattgtaattccaacaataattatttatacttttcaactctttttaaatctatttttaaatatgaatttagaaaataaaacattatttttaattttatttttttgagaattcatattaatcataaaatactattttaatcagaaatttgttgttgatgttaacaaacaattttgaatgaatttggtaataaggatattttggtagaaaaattattatcttgctACTTATTGTATATATTAACAAAcacagaaagaaaaaatataattattattgaatttcaaaaaaaattaacacacaGTTTGATAGAAATCTTTGAATACTTCTCAACCTTATATTGactatttcatattttgattcgAAAAATATTCTAACATTATCTTGATAtctcttatcttactcattttaataaacgccCCCCTAATGTAGTGATGCTAACAATTTCATGCTTTCTTGTCAGTCTTGTCTCATTTCTCTATCCCGAGAAGATTCTTAATGACTACAAAGCATCCTTTCTCCCCATACTCTCTATTATTAACAGGCCCAAGAACCGTTAATACTGATATTGATGGCAGTTTCTCTAATCTTGGCATTCTTATATTGTAACCCTATTGACTCTAGTAGGAGGAGACATAATTCAAAATTGTTCCATACAAAGGAGGAAAAGTAAATATAAGTGGTATCTAGATTACCTCTATCGGTTTTGGATCGAATGACAGAACAACTCCAGCTTGTTCAGTAATTCTATGTAACTGCAAACAAGGAAGAAAAAACTAGTAGTAGTGATAGCCTCCAACAGGTCACCCCAAGGGCAGAAGACATAAATAAGAGTAGAAGTagcacaaaaaattaaaacaaagctCGTCATGTCTGAAGAATGGAGTCTAAATTGTGTGAAACCAATCCTCAACTAAGCACCCTTCTTTCTGTCAAATTACAGGGTTCATATTTGAAatctctccatttcttcttgTAGACAATTAGCCTCGACCAGTAGTTGTTGCTACTTCTCTCTCAGAATGCATTGATATCTAGCCTAAAGATTTCCCCCCCTTTGCCTCTCAGTATTCAACTACTGGTAGACACCGTAGAAAGTAACAATTTTTGCTTCATAAATGAGAGAAACAACCATTAGTTCTCATTTTACGAAGGTTAGGGGAGGATTGTATTTGGACATGCAGTTTGcctttatttgcttttgacaaaGAGACTGTTACCATAACTCGAACCCTTCAACTTTCAATCACATAAGTAGACCAACCTCACTACCTAAAATGCAGTTTAGCTGTATATATTCCAATCCAACCGCAGAAAATAACGGAATATAACATGAGTGTACATATATATGATCAAAAGGATCATGAGCCCATCTTCGAGTCCCAGTTAAGGGATGGTTTGAAGATGGGTAAGTCAAATGTATAAAAGCAAAAAGTTTTGAACACAGCAGAATCACTTTCTTAACTGGAATACACAATTGGTGTTCTTTTTTACACATTTCTGATTCCCCTCCACTCCATCAAAGGCTGGGGCATTGATGGATGAAGCAAATACTTGAGACCTGTTAGAAAGATGCTCGGAAAGCTACTTGAAGCTTTCTCAAACTCCCATGATCTCTTCAAATAGCGGGCTTGCCAATGAAAAATAGCTTTCTCCAAATATAAGAAAGTGATGACTTTGTTcagttttagaaaatatttttattttttattttaagtttataattaaaatattttaatattttacgttttaaaaagttatatcatttcttaaatttagaaaacattaaaaaagatgTGATGATGCAAGAATCAACCACCAATTGAATTTATAAGATTTAAGCGAAATTTGGATCACTTGCATTGTTAAATAAGATTCAAACTATTTGTGAtgacaaaaagaagaaatattacGTTAGACTTCGATTAGATCAATTAGTCAAAGTCAATTTATTGACCAGCTAGGCATTGACTAATGACTTGGTCGAGATTACTTGATTTGCTTAGTTCTCTTTTCTTGGGTAATCTGCTAAAAGTGAAATCCCTCCCCCTTCACACATTGGCCACGTATGTGGGAGGGGTTAATTACTGTATACAACAGCCTTCAAGATAGGAGGTATAGTGTGTGATACCCATAAGGAGCTACCCCATAAAAGAGTGAAACTCCTGCACTGCGACTATCATAACTCGAACTTGCATTCTTGAGTATAATATGCTATCATGTGAACCATCCATGCTACGCCCATCAGGGCTAGTTCTCTTTTCTTGGACATTATGaagatattttctaatttattatataaagttgaaaaatttttaaaaataaaaatattgaaaaacaaaaatattttctacatcTAAGAAACCCTAAATTTCactgattttaaaaataaattaattattatcatataaaaataaacaaaggtaccgagaatgttcaaatttgatCAGCAATGtatttgaagaaaatgaatataCTTGATTTCAAGAAATGAATACCTTAGATCACAAGAATTGATGAATTATAGAAGAGAAAAGATGAGAATGTTCAAGAGTTGGTTAATAAAGTCACTTCAATACCTGGAgaaatagagacaaaaaatcTAACAGTTGCTTGATATTAATACCAAGAATAAATGCATACCTATTTATAGCAATGTAAATATAATCCTTAGTCTAGAATTAAGTCTCCTTATTCAACAATATTTAGGATTAATTATCCTAAAACAATTCCAAATATGTAGGCTTTATGTAAGCACCCATGTCCGGATATCCACAACCACCTGGACTACCCGAACAAGAGCGCCTacgaaagagaaaaaaaataaaacacaatacCCAAACCAccatggcatgcatacacaaaagtAAGAACAACGAAAACAAAACTAAATACATGCATGCATTACGGGTACCCTGCTAGCCCAGCGATCACacagtaaataaataaacatagactcatgtgccgacatacacgagactcgagaaaagatctagcacaatacaaaataatagagtaaaccctactcagacattagagttgatagggattgacgggactgcttGTACACCATATCGACTCTACCGCTAGAAGATGACTCCTTGcgatggcccacgctgccactacctggaataatggaaaacaaaatgagttgagagactcaacaagcataaggaaagaaaagcTGAAGGTTGAACATatccagaaaactctccccagaataaacccccatgtacacacaagtcatgagacgttacaacacaatagtatatcataataaaagcacatactagtccttggggcccacacaagataGACGGCACTCAAGTCTCATACCAATCTGTCGTTGCCCTGGACGGTATCAAATACCTCTAGCAAATCTGTGCGCGCCATCCTGGgttggtactcccgtcacccgtccatgtcggtactcccgacacccgagccataggctccctcggaacgatactcccgtctgagaactaataactaccggtaaccatgcaatgcacataataatgcaatggcgtagtgagcatcaacgtgatacaccggcgcccatacatccaggcatcaggctatgctccgcccacatagtaaatcacacgcgatacatatgcccgtgccagatgcaacctaaccaaactagaatgccCATGTCCaggcatactcaataaatgaataccctaACATGCAACCcgcacccatgtgcatatcatcaaatcatgaacagtaatataataaatctaaacgtgcagtaaatcacatactggtagagctagtcagtagtgccctggcaccggtcaatggccagtgactaggagtgtccacccgacggtccacttcaggaccgtataatagtctaccccaatgtcaccaacaacTGACCCTTGCcttactgctcgatagctctaaccgaactataaataaatccgagaaaaactgtaaataaacccgataaaatcgtaaataaacccgcacgtctagaaCCTAGTTCTCAGGCTAGtttagcatcattcccaaaaggaatgggggtgatacaaacctccgtaggcactcaacaaataaaactctagaagtctcggatttatttaaattaaaacaaataaataataattcaacaaataaggctaggcaccgaattagagtaagagagatgataaaatacgagaaactacgaagtctctcacgggaattaaagaacacgaggagagggttagagcttgcctttacacgatcgtttcttacttttcttgcactcccgctgcgaagtaaaacgtttcctagcaattaataaaattatggcttacattaattaaatctaaccgtgtaatataaataatttaatcgtCTATAATCTCACATAGGCGCACcgcaaataaaatcccaataaatctcatatttattttaaattaaatcatgtcaataaaatcattaatttatataattaatacgcgaaaccgAAATGAATTAAGGAAAGACGAGGGGTCCCCCAATGAAAAGA is a window of Diospyros lotus cultivar Yz01 chromosome 10, ASM1463336v1, whole genome shotgun sequence DNA encoding:
- the LOC127812089 gene encoding membrane protein PM19L-like, producing the protein MDYGASKSAARILLILNLVLYLLVIIISGWAIYHGIDRGRETASFLSSPSRIFPIYFPIGNKATGFFAVFSLIAGLVGFITSLTGVSHVIQWNAPNLQAAAASSLITWSLTLLAMGLAWKEIHLGSTDSNLRALETIMILVTGTQLFCIGAIHAGVEYVYAVP
- the LOC127810919 gene encoding protein ABCI12, chloroplastic isoform X1, translated to MYCRSLLHASPTSLPSFKAQASPLFTHQRFPQKYSNRRPQLSLARTQIRCTAEAAGGPGNWDKWIPRNFVAADKVLRLISGATSSPIAQFIQSPTTFLHSVDSRIKLAWLLALVILPARSNVVMRFGIAMYLALLSVLILPKHVWMDQLGRVSLLCGILFIMLGLGADGAPPLVQLRSPPPSMTGLPNVPASFQGYSYVIMKLGPLQLTRKGFSVATTSACLTFTIFQSASLCLATTTPEQLAYALQWFMLPLTNFGVPVAEVTLTLLLSLRFINLVFDEVRNVALGIVSRRINWQLLTVMETVDVFFGYIRRIFKNIFSHAEQISQAMIARGFRGDSKAHKIYFSSDSSIGIADILSLLCLVSLIGATALLNYRSM